The following are from one region of the Mannheimia granulomatis genome:
- a CDS encoding oxidoreductase, translating to MSNIHLAIASDFTLAEKLLEALENSDLSIESISAVELEPFGEDQNLRFGAKAVAQYALDEVNWAEFTHVFFAGKMAQAEVLAEAVKAGCVILDLYGITALIGDVPVVVPSVNDEDVANLRERNIVALANPQVSQLALALKPLLDQPLKQIFVTSLLPSAYFGDDKVKELAGQTARLLNGIPFDENAERIAFDVVPANVQGEEKNLPFSKAFELQLAKVLPNLTACTTFHAVQVPVFYGVSQMVSVQSEYSLEAENLSETWKASNWINFNEDSVITAVKNGENEEENALETSQLLVKAENQIQFWSVTDEQRFSLAFLAVELLKSVLEY from the coding sequence GTGTCAAATATTCATTTAGCAATTGCCAGTGATTTTACGTTAGCGGAAAAATTACTTGAAGCATTAGAAAATAGTGATTTATCTATTGAAAGCATTTCAGCTGTCGAGCTAGAACCTTTTGGTGAGGATCAGAATTTACGTTTTGGGGCAAAAGCGGTGGCTCAATATGCTCTAGATGAAGTGAATTGGGCAGAATTTACCCATGTGTTTTTTGCCGGCAAAATGGCTCAGGCGGAAGTGTTGGCTGAAGCGGTAAAAGCAGGCTGTGTGATTTTGGATTTATACGGCATTACTGCGTTAATCGGTGATGTGCCAGTAGTTGTGCCTAGTGTGAATGATGAAGATGTGGCAAATTTGCGTGAGCGAAATATTGTAGCCCTTGCCAATCCACAAGTGTCACAACTGGCTTTGGCATTAAAGCCACTGTTAGACCAGCCGTTAAAGCAAATTTTTGTAACCTCGCTTTTACCATCGGCCTATTTTGGCGATGATAAAGTCAAAGAACTGGCAGGGCAGACCGCTCGTTTGTTAAATGGGATTCCATTTGATGAAAATGCCGAGCGAATCGCTTTCGATGTGGTGCCGGCAAATGTACAAGGGGAAGAGAAAAATCTCCCATTCTCAAAAGCCTTTGAACTGCAACTTGCAAAAGTTTTGCCGAATTTGACCGCTTGTACTACTTTCCACGCAGTGCAAGTACCGGTGTTTTACGGCGTGTCGCAAATGGTGTCGGTGCAATCTGAATATTCATTAGAGGCGGAAAATTTAAGTGAAACGTGGAAAGCGTCAAATTGGATAAACTTCAACGAAGATTCAGTGATTACCGCGGTTAAAAACGGAGAAAACGAGGAAGAAAACGCTTTAGAAACCAGCCAGTTGTTGGTGAAAGCTGAAAATCAAATCCAGTTTTGGAGTGTGACGGATGAGCAGCGTTTCAGTTTAGCTTTCCTCGCAGTTGAGTTACTAAAATCAGTTTTAGAGTATTAA
- the ybfE gene encoding LexA regulated protein, giving the protein MAKQDSDCITLDLFATVPKVGRPRTNPLDREQQIRINKRNQLKRDKSFGLKRVELKLHSDLVRLLEEQASERGVSRGQLIEIILNNYIKNR; this is encoded by the coding sequence ATGGCAAAACAAGATTCAGATTGTATTACATTAGATCTGTTTGCGACGGTACCAAAAGTTGGGCGTCCTCGTACAAACCCTCTTGATAGAGAACAGCAAATTCGTATCAATAAACGTAACCAACTAAAGCGGGATAAGTCTTTTGGCTTAAAACGCGTGGAATTGAAATTACATTCGGATCTAGTACGGTTATTAGAGGAACAGGCGTCTGAACGTGGGGTTTCACGCGGACAGTTGATTGAAATAATTCTAAATAATTATATCAAAAATAGGTAG
- the fldA gene encoding flavodoxin FldA, whose protein sequence is MAVVGLFYGSDTGNTENISKMIQKKLGAELIDIRDIAKSTKEDIEAYDFLMFGIPTWYYGESQADWDDFMPTLKEIDFNGKVVAIFGCGDQEDYAEYFCDAMGTIRDIVEPNGGVIVGHWPTEGYTFEVSQALVDENTFVGLCIDEDRQPELTTERVNKWCEQLSEEMCLDQLA, encoded by the coding sequence ATGGCAGTTGTAGGTTTATTTTACGGTAGCGATACAGGTAATACCGAAAATATTTCGAAGATGATTCAGAAGAAGTTAGGGGCTGAATTGATTGATATTCGAGATATTGCAAAAAGCACAAAAGAAGATATTGAAGCATACGATTTTCTGATGTTTGGTATCCCAACTTGGTATTATGGCGAATCTCAAGCAGATTGGGATGACTTTATGCCAACCCTTAAAGAGATCGATTTTAACGGTAAAGTTGTGGCTATCTTTGGCTGTGGTGACCAAGAAGATTACGCAGAATACTTCTGCGATGCGATGGGAACCATTCGTGATATTGTAGAACCAAACGGTGGAGTGATTGTTGGTCATTGGCCAACGGAAGGCTATACTTTCGAAGTTTCACAAGCATTAGTGGATGAAAATACTTTTGTCGGCTTATGTATTGATGAAGATCGCCAACCGGAATTAACTACAGAGCGTGTTAATAAATGGTGCGAACAATTAAGCGAAGAAATGTGTTTAGATCAATTAGCATAA
- the fur gene encoding ferric iron uptake transcriptional regulator, translated as MSEANIKRLKDVGLKVTEPRLTILALMQDIRDEMQHFSAEDIYKILLEKGSDIGLATVYRVLNQFEEASILTRHNFDANKAVFELNMNHEHDHIICMDCGKVFEFKDPDMERRQREISEKHGMELTNHSLYLYGKCSNLSNCDEKK; from the coding sequence ATGTCTGAAGCAAATATTAAACGTTTAAAAGATGTCGGCTTAAAAGTAACCGAACCTCGTTTAACTATCCTTGCGTTAATGCAGGATATTCGTGATGAGATGCAACATTTCTCAGCAGAAGATATTTATAAAATTCTGTTAGAAAAAGGCTCAGATATTGGTTTGGCAACCGTTTATCGTGTATTAAATCAATTTGAAGAAGCTAGTATATTAACGCGTCATAATTTTGATGCGAATAAAGCGGTATTTGAATTGAATATGAACCACGAGCACGATCATATTATTTGTATGGACTGTGGTAAAGTATTTGAATTTAAAGATCCGGATATGGAACGCCGCCAACGAGAGATTAGTGAAAAACACGGTATGGAATTAACTAATCACAGTTTATATCTCTATGGTAAATGCAGTAATTTATCAAACTGTGATGAGAAAAAATAA
- a CDS encoding PqiB family protein, protein MIMEENKQDVVDAQIRPPRKISPFWILPIVAFIIGVLLFFQILKEQGETITIRFAKGDGITAGKTAIRYQGLQIGQVKRVYFVDNLKEVEVQAEINPEARSVLRKDTKFWLVHPSASLAGVSGLDAIVSGNYITLLPGEGESADEFIAEEDPPAITVSDGDLLIRLISDDLGSITVGAGVYFRKVPVGNIADYRFTKDQKKLEIDLVINKKYAHLVKKDSHFWNISGISADINLQGIKVNMDSIASVVQGAVAFDSPENMEVAEQGQKFTLYSDFKAAKRGIEVKVKIPHSANLKVNETGVFYQNLQIGTLTKLILPKAIDNITQPNTELQNTPVEGILLIDPNHADLLRAETKILLKEPRLSLNTEQLTKVGELLRGSYFDIQAGEGEAQYNFTVQNEADYLLSLPNLLDISLTSPQAYGVDIGQGIYYNDIQIGEILKRKLDLENVHFSAIIYPNYRNLIGSNSKFVAISNMDFSVGLDGLRVNAASPADWLKGGVRLLADKPDGKPKKQYALYKDLESAELGMTSIDKTATVKLAAQSLSGISEGSVVLYRDFQVGEVIKITPKQQKFDVELFIQPSYRHLLTDKSRFWIEPAMAVDVSMKGVNIAASPLMRTLKGAISFDNGGSKGNKTLYQSQEKATSGNTYITLIAKDAAKLTEGMNIKYMGLTIGQLEKLELQNAKKQIKATAYINGQYYPLIAKAGTKFSVIAPEISTSGVKNLDAALQNYITVDIGSGKVQTQFDLAETDTVKTTYANGFPIIVETTNANGIQPEAPVLYRGMEVGVVSHLSLSDLNDRVLIHLKINNKYKHLVRTNTQFWQASGYTMDISLQGMSMNSGTMSQLLKGGIEFSTPYTTVVKPQAQANRRFFLQRKIPDDAPAWEQGIAE, encoded by the coding sequence ATGATTATGGAAGAAAATAAACAAGATGTCGTAGATGCCCAAATCAGGCCGCCTCGAAAAATATCCCCTTTTTGGATCTTACCTATTGTTGCCTTTATTATTGGGGTATTACTCTTTTTCCAAATTTTAAAAGAACAAGGCGAAACAATTACTATTCGATTTGCAAAAGGTGATGGTATTACAGCAGGTAAAACGGCTATTCGTTATCAAGGTTTGCAAATCGGACAGGTAAAGCGTGTTTATTTTGTTGATAATTTAAAAGAAGTTGAAGTCCAAGCTGAAATCAATCCTGAAGCCAGAAGCGTTTTACGAAAAGACACCAAATTTTGGCTAGTACATCCAAGTGCCTCTTTAGCCGGAGTCTCCGGTTTAGATGCTATTGTGTCTGGAAACTATATCACTCTTCTACCGGGTGAAGGCGAATCTGCTGACGAATTTATTGCGGAAGAAGATCCCCCAGCGATCACCGTAAGCGATGGTGATTTATTGATTCGCTTAATTTCCGATGATCTTGGCTCAATTACTGTCGGTGCAGGTGTTTATTTTCGCAAAGTGCCTGTCGGAAATATTGCCGATTATCGATTTACTAAAGACCAGAAGAAACTTGAAATTGATCTTGTCATCAATAAAAAATATGCTCATTTAGTCAAAAAAGATAGCCACTTTTGGAATATTAGCGGTATCTCAGCAGACATTAATTTACAGGGCATAAAAGTCAATATGGATAGCATTGCCTCTGTTGTGCAAGGTGCAGTAGCATTCGACTCTCCTGAAAATATGGAAGTTGCTGAGCAAGGGCAGAAATTTACGCTCTATTCAGATTTCAAAGCAGCGAAACGTGGAATTGAAGTCAAAGTCAAAATTCCTCATTCTGCCAACTTGAAAGTGAATGAAACAGGTGTTTTTTACCAAAACCTGCAAATTGGTACGCTCACTAAACTCATTTTGCCGAAAGCAATTGATAATATCACACAGCCAAATACGGAATTACAAAATACCCCGGTTGAGGGAATTTTATTAATCGACCCGAACCACGCTGATTTGTTACGTGCCGAAACGAAAATTTTACTCAAAGAGCCGCGGCTATCTTTAAATACCGAGCAACTCACTAAAGTAGGGGAGCTTTTACGGGGAAGCTACTTCGATATTCAAGCAGGAGAAGGAGAAGCTCAATATAATTTTACCGTACAAAATGAGGCAGATTATCTCCTTAGCTTACCGAATTTACTGGATATTAGCCTAACCTCCCCTCAAGCTTATGGTGTGGATATAGGACAAGGAATTTACTATAACGATATACAAATTGGTGAAATACTAAAGCGAAAATTAGATCTCGAAAATGTGCATTTTAGTGCCATTATCTATCCGAATTATCGCAATTTAATCGGCAGTAACAGTAAATTTGTTGCTATTTCCAATATGGATTTTTCCGTCGGCTTAGATGGATTAAGAGTTAATGCAGCCTCTCCTGCTGATTGGCTAAAAGGCGGTGTGCGCTTACTGGCAGATAAACCGGATGGAAAGCCTAAAAAACAGTACGCTCTTTATAAAGATCTTGAAAGTGCCGAATTAGGTATGACCAGTATTGATAAAACAGCCACAGTAAAACTTGCTGCTCAATCGTTGTCGGGAATCAGCGAAGGATCGGTAGTGTTATACCGGGATTTTCAAGTTGGTGAGGTCATAAAAATTACACCAAAACAGCAAAAATTTGATGTTGAATTATTTATACAGCCTAGCTACCGCCACTTATTGACAGATAAAAGCCGGTTCTGGATAGAACCAGCAATGGCAGTTGATGTTTCGATGAAAGGTGTCAATATTGCAGCCTCCCCTTTAATGAGAACATTAAAAGGAGCAATCAGCTTCGATAATGGCGGAAGCAAAGGAAATAAAACCCTTTATCAGAGCCAAGAAAAGGCTACTTCAGGCAATACTTATATTACGTTAATTGCCAAAGATGCGGCAAAACTGACTGAGGGAATGAACATCAAATATATGGGCTTAACTATCGGTCAGCTTGAAAAGCTTGAATTGCAAAATGCAAAAAAACAGATAAAAGCAACCGCTTACATCAACGGTCAATACTATCCGTTAATCGCCAAAGCCGGAACAAAGTTCAGCGTGATCGCCCCAGAAATCAGCACATCCGGTGTTAAAAATTTAGATGCTGCATTGCAAAATTATATTACTGTAGATATAGGCTCGGGCAAAGTACAAACTCAATTTGATCTCGCTGAGACCGATACGGTAAAAACGACCTATGCCAATGGTTTCCCAATTATTGTTGAAACAACCAATGCTAACGGTATCCAGCCAGAAGCCCCTGTGCTTTATCGCGGAATGGAAGTGGGTGTGGTCAGTCACCTAAGCTTAAGTGACTTAAACGATCGCGTTCTCATTCATCTTAAAATCAACAACAAATACAAGCACTTAGTCAGAACCAATACTCAATTCTGGCAAGCCAGTGGTTATACAATGGACATTAGCCTACAGGGTATGAGTATGAACTCAGGCACGATGTCGCAATTATTAAAAGGAGGGATTGAATTCTCAACCCCTTACACAACCGTGGTAAAGCCTCAAGCTCAGGCAAACCGCAGATTTTTCTTACAACGCAAAATTCCTGATGATGCTCCTGCTTGGGAGCAAGGCATTGCAGAGTAA
- the luxS gene encoding S-ribosylhomocysteine lyase — MPLLDSFKVDHTKMNAPAVRVAKTMTTPKGDTITVFDLRFCRPNIEILPVRGIHTMEHLFAGFMRDHLNSENVEIIDISPMGCRTGFYMSLIGSPSAEDVVKAWTASMEDALNKIPTVDAIPELNEYQCGSYKEHSLEEAHQIARNVLSAGIGVNLNEDLALDEKLLNP; from the coding sequence ATGCCTTTATTAGATAGTTTTAAAGTTGATCATACCAAAATGAATGCACCGGCGGTACGTGTAGCAAAAACCATGACTACCCCAAAAGGGGATACCATTACCGTCTTCGATTTACGTTTTTGTCGCCCGAATATTGAGATCCTACCGGTACGTGGTATTCACACCATGGAACATTTATTCGCCGGTTTTATGCGAGATCACCTAAACAGTGAGAATGTTGAAATTATTGATATTTCGCCAATGGGGTGCCGCACGGGGTTTTATATGTCTTTAATCGGATCACCTTCTGCAGAAGATGTCGTGAAAGCTTGGACAGCCTCAATGGAAGATGCGTTAAATAAAATCCCAACTGTGGATGCGATTCCAGAATTAAACGAATATCAATGTGGCTCTTATAAAGAACATTCATTAGAAGAAGCTCACCAAATTGCCCGTAATGTATTAAGTGCAGGCATAGGTGTCAATTTGAACGAAGATTTAGCGTTAGACGAGAAATTGTTAAATCCGTGA